One window of the Streptobacillus canis genome contains the following:
- a CDS encoding flavin reductase family protein produces MNIFKANEIEDKLKYKLLIASVIPRPVCMLSTLNDNESLNLAPFSFYNIVSYNPGILSISIQRKNGEMKDSVKNILRNKEAVLHIVDNDILEEVNKTSIELEYGISELDYTNLTAKESISINTPLIKEAKIAFETKLYQHIPIKNDDGDIISDLILLKVLIYYVSNKVYENGYIISEKLNPISRLAGNSYSKLGEEIVLERPKK; encoded by the coding sequence ATGAATATTTTTAAAGCAAATGAAATTGAAGATAAATTAAAATATAAATTGTTAATTGCTTCAGTAATTCCAAGACCAGTATGTATGTTGTCTACATTAAATGATAATGAAAGTTTAAATTTAGCACCTTTTAGTTTTTATAATATAGTTTCATATAATCCAGGTATACTTTCTATTAGTATACAAAGAAAAAATGGGGAAATGAAAGATAGTGTAAAAAATATATTAAGAAATAAAGAAGCAGTATTACACATAGTTGATAACGATATTTTAGAAGAAGTAAATAAAACATCTATTGAACTTGAATATGGAATAAGTGAATTAGATTATACCAATTTAACAGCAAAGGAATCAATTAGTATAAATACACCATTAATAAAAGAAGCAAAAATAGCCTTTGAAACAAAATTATATCAACATATACCAATAAAAAATGATGATGGAGATATAATTTCAGATTTAATATTATTAAAGGTATTAATTTATTATGTATCTAATAAGGTGTATGAAAATGGATATATTATTAGTGAAAAACTAAACCCTATTTCTAGACTTGCAGGAAATAGTTATAGTAAATTAGGGGAAGAAATAGTTTTAGAAAGGCCTAAAAAATGA
- a CDS encoding alpha/beta hydrolase — protein sequence MKHIYKKGNKDLVFITLHGTGGDETSLLKVTELIDENANVLSIRGLENENGALRFFKRLAPGVYDVENLNENGEKLLNFIIESSHNYGFKLENCIFLGFSNGSNIAINVLLRKDNVINKAILFAPQYPVDVKENNVDLSDYRLYISMGENDYISPKEDSEYVLNIFKSRNAKIEEFWVNGHEINKETLLQAKKWVEKL from the coding sequence ATGAAACATATATATAAAAAAGGTAATAAAGATTTAGTATTTATAACTTTACATGGAACAGGAGGAGATGAAACTTCTCTTTTAAAAGTTACAGAATTAATAGATGAAAATGCAAATGTATTAAGTATTAGAGGATTAGAAAATGAAAATGGAGCATTAAGATTTTTTAAAAGACTTGCACCTGGAGTATATGATGTAGAAAATTTAAATGAAAATGGGGAAAAATTATTAAATTTTATAATAGAATCTTCTCATAATTATGGATTTAAATTAGAAAATTGTATTTTTTTAGGATTTTCAAATGGGTCAAATATTGCTATAAATGTTTTATTAAGAAAAGATAATGTTATAAATAAGGCAATATTATTTGCACCTCAATATCCAGTAGATGTAAAAGAAAATAATGTAGATTTATCAGATTATAGACTTTATATATCTATGGGAGAAAATGACTATATATCACCAAAAGAAGATAGTGAATATGTATTAAATATATTTAAAAGTAGAAATGCTAAGATAGAAGAATTCTGGGTTAATGGTCATGAAATAAATAAAGAAACATTACTTCAAGCAAAAAAATGGGTAGAAAAATTATAG
- a CDS encoding MerR family transcriptional regulator, which translates to MYLIKKISEISGVSVRTLHYYDEIGLLSPKKYENGYRYYSDEDISILQLVLFYKYLGFSLKDIKKMIKGDQLDILANLKKQLSLMKKEKYKLMLLIKTLENTINVEERKLDMDVKEKFKGFTYKDNEKYREEAIKKYGNKVIEESIEKQKGKEQEVIDEFNNIFFSFSENLLQGLESNSIENIELAKKLHKQICKYGFDCKIDIFSKIGYGYVYNEEFKNNLDKFGNGVAQYVCDAIQEYVKKNKK; encoded by the coding sequence ATGTATTTGATAAAAAAAATTAGTGAAATTAGTGGTGTATCAGTGCGCACTTTACATTATTATGATGAAATAGGACTACTTTCTCCAAAGAAATATGAAAATGGATATAGATATTACTCTGATGAAGATATATCAATTCTTCAATTAGTACTATTCTATAAATATTTAGGATTTTCATTGAAAGATATAAAGAAAATGATAAAAGGAGATCAATTAGATATTTTGGCTAATTTAAAAAAACAATTAAGCTTAATGAAAAAAGAAAAATATAAATTAATGCTCCTAATAAAAACACTAGAAAATACAATTAATGTAGAAGAAAGGAAATTAGATATGGATGTAAAAGAAAAATTTAAAGGATTTACGTATAAAGATAATGAAAAATATAGAGAAGAAGCAATAAAGAAATATGGAAATAAAGTTATAGAAGAATCTATAGAAAAACAAAAGGGAAAAGAACAGGAAGTTATTGATGAATTTAATAATATTTTTTTTAGTTTTTCAGAAAATTTATTACAAGGATTAGAATCTAATTCAATAGAAAATATAGAACTAGCTAAAAAATTACATAAACAAATATGTAAATATGGTTTTGATTGTAAAATAGATATATTTTCTAAAATTGGATATGGATATGTATATAATGAAGAATTCAAAAATAATTTAGACAAATTTGGTAATGGAGTTGCACAATATGTTTGTGATGCTATTCAAGAATATGTAAAAAAAAATAAAAAATAA